In the Helianthus annuus cultivar XRQ/B chromosome 11, HanXRQr2.0-SUNRISE, whole genome shotgun sequence genome, one interval contains:
- the LOC110889367 gene encoding probable inactive purple acid phosphatase 29 has protein sequence MGRLSMIIVVFICSFSLLISVNASDGIRQLRFDKNKGEFKILQVADMHYANGKKTKCRDVLPKQVAHCSDLNTTYFIERMIQAEKPDLIVFTGDNIYGTDTTDPVASMNAAFAPAVSSNIPWAAVLGNHDQESTLSREGLMKHIVGMNHTLSKLNPFGVDVIDGFGNYNLEVHGTEGSSSGNESILNLYFLDSGDYSTVPAIPGYGWIKPSQQFWFQQTSMKLQRKSKAPGLAYFHIPLPEYSSFDSSSYTGVELEPGNPPISSASVNSGFFTTLVGAGDVKAVFVGHDHINDFCGELMGINLCYAGGFGYHAYGKAGWSRRSRVVVASLEKKSNGSWGAVEFITTYKRLDDGNLTVIDNQVLWTKTPSMKW, from the coding sequence ATGGGGAGATTATCGATGATCATCGTCGTTTTCATCTGCTCCTTTTCGCTCCTTATTTCGGTTAATGCTAGTGATGGCATACGACAGTTGCGGTTCGATAAAAACAAGGGCGAGTTTAAGATTCTGCAAGTAGCGGACATGCACTACGCTAATGGAAAGAAAACAAAATGCAGGGATGTGTTGCCTAAACAAGTCGCCCATTGTTCCGACCTTAACACCACTTATTTCATCGAACGAATGATCCAAGCTGAAAAACCCGACCTCATTGTTTTCACCGGAGACAACATCTATGGAACTGATACAACCGACCCAGTCGCTTCCATGAACGCTGCTTTTGCCCCTGCGGTATCCTCAAACATCCCTTGGGCAGCCGTGTTAGGAAATCACGATCAAGAATCCACATTGTCGAGAGAAGGCCTCATGAAACATATCGTCGGAATGAACCACACCTTATCGAAGTTAAACCCTTTTGGCGTTGATGTTATCGATGGTTTCGGAAATTACAATCTTGAAGTACATGGAACCGAAGGGTCAAGTTCCGGGAACGAATCGATTCTCAACTTGTACTTTCTCGATAGTGGTGACTACTCTACGGTTCCCGCTATCCCTGGCTACGGATGGATTAAACCGTCGCAACAGTTTTGGTTTCAACAAACGTCGATGAAGCTTCAGAGAAAGTCGAAAGCTCCGGGACTTGCTTACTTCCACATCCCATTGCCTGAGTATTCAAGCTTTGACTCGTCAAGCTATACGGGCGTTGAACTAGAACCTGGGAATCCCCCGATTAGCTCTGCTTCAGTAAACTCCGGTTTCTTCACGACGCTGGTGGGAGCTGGGGATGTGAAGGCGGTTTTCGTGGGTCATGATCATATCAATGATTTTTGTGGGGAGCTGATGGGAATTAATCTATGTTATGCTGGTGGATTCGGGTACCATGCGTATGGAAAGGCGGGATGGTCAAGAAGGTCAAGGGTGGTTGTCGCGTCGTTAGAGAAAAAGTCGAATGGTAGTTGGGGAGCGGTTGAGTTCATCACAACGTATAAACGCCTTGATGATGGAAACCTAACTGTGATTGATAATCAGGTACTTTGGACTAAGACTCCATCTATGAAATggtag
- the LOC110889365 gene encoding probable inactive purple acid phosphatase 29, which translates to MGRLSMIIVVFICSFSLLISVNASDGIRQLRFDKNKGEFKILQVADMHYANGKKTKCRDVLPKQVAHCSDLNTTYFIERMIQAEKPDLIVFTGDNIYGTDTTDPVASMNAAFAPAVSSNIPWAVVLGNHDQESTLSREGLMKHIVGMNHTLSQLNPFGVDVIDGFGNYNLEVHGTEGSSSGNKSILNLYFLDSGDYSTVPAIPGYGWIKPSQQFWFQQTSMKLQRKSKAPGLAYFHIPLPEYSSFDSSSYTGVELEPGNPPISSASVNSGFFTTLVGAGDVKAVFVGHDHLNDFCGELTGINLCYAGGFGYHAYGKAGWSRRSRVVVASLEKKSNGSWGAVEFIKTYKRLDDGNLTVIDDQVLWTKTPSMKW; encoded by the coding sequence ATGGGGAGATTATCGATGATCATCGTCGTTTTCATCTGCTCCTTTTCGCTCCTTATTTCGGTTAATGCTAGTGATGGCATACGACAGTTGCGGTTCGATAAAAACAAGGGCGAGTTTAAGATTCTGCAAGTAGCGGACATGCACTACGCTAATGGAAAGAAAACAAAATGCAGGGATGTGTTGCCTAAACAAGTCGCCCATTGTTCCGACCTTAACACCACTTATTTCATCGAACGAATGATCCAAGCTGAAAAACCCGACCTCATTGTTTTCACCGGAGACAACATCTATGGAACTGATACAACCGACCCAGTCGCTTCCATGAACGCTGCTTTTGCCCCTGCGGTATCCTCAAACATCCCTTGGGCAGTCGTGTTAGGAAATCATGATCAAGAATCCACATTGTCGAGAGAAGGCCTCATGAAACATATCGTCGGAATGAACCACACCTTATCGCAGTTAAACCCTTTTGGCGTTGATGTTATCGATGGTTTCGGAAATTACAATCTTGAAGTACATGGAACCGAAGGGTCGAGTTCCGGGAACAAATCGATTCTCAACTTGTACTTTCTCGATAGTGGTGACTACTCTACGGTTCCCGCTATCCCTGGCTACGGATGGATTAAACCGTCGCAACAGTTTTGGTTTCAACAAACGTCGATGAAGCTTCAGAGAAAGTCGAAAGCTCCGGGACTTGCTTACTTCCACATCCCATTGCCTGAGTATTCAAGCTTTGACTCGTCAAGCTATACAGGCGTTGAACTCGAACCTGGGAATCCCCCGATTAGCTCTGCTTCAGTAAACTCCGGTTTCTTCACGACGCTGGTGGGAGCTGGGGATGTGAAGGCGGTTTTCGTGGGTCATGATCATCTTAATGATTTTTGTGGCGAGCTTACGGGAATTAATCTATGTTATGCTGGTGGATTCGGGTACCATGCTTATGGAAAGGCGGGATGGTCAAGAAGGTCAAGGGTTGTTGTCGCGTCGTTAGAGAAAAAGTCGAATGGTAGTTGGGGAGCGGTTGAGTTCATCAAAACTTATAAACGCCTTGACGATGGAAACCTAACTGTGATTGATGATCAAGTGCTTTGGACTAAGACTCCATCTATGAAATGGTAG